The window TTTATCCTCCGCCAGCAGGCTTGTCCTGTCACTGTCTATTGGGCGCCTTGAGGGTTTTACATCAACTGATTAAACAGGTATCCGGTAAAGAGGATTCCTGAGCCCACCACACCAACAAAGACCGCAATCAGCTTCGGTTTAAGTACCTTGCGCAGGATAACCATTTCCGGCAGGGAAAGGGCGATAACGCTCATCATAAAGGCCAGAGCTGTTCCCAAGGCTGCCCCTTTGCCAAGTAGAGCCTCCAGTACAGGCACTATTCCCGCCGCGTTGGAGTACATGGGAATTCCCACCAGGACAGCTGCCGGAACAGACCACCATTGTTCTCCCCCCATGATAGAGGCCATGACGTTTTCCGGTACATAGCCGTGGATACCTGCGCCCACTGCTATGCCAGCAATCACGTAGATCCAGACCTTGCCGATAATTTCTTTGACCGCAACCCAACCCATGTCTACCCGGTCATGCCAGGTGAGTTTTTTGTTCAGCACCAGGGGCTGTCCTGCCCGCATTTCCTGTACCCAATCTTCCACCCAATGTTCAAGGTGTAGACGACCGATTACCCAGCCTGCGATGATAGCAATGATCAGGCCTGAAATAAGATAGGTTGAGGCAACTTTCCAACCCAAGAGGCCGTATAGAAGGATTAGGGCAACCTCGTTCACCATGGGAGCGGCAATAAGGAAGGAAAAGGTGACACCGAGGGGCACGCCTGCCTGGACAAAGCCGAGGAAAAGGGGAACAGCCGAGCAGGAGCAAAATGGCGTGATGATGCCCAGCAGAGCGGCCAGCATATTGCCGACAGCCTCTCTTCTGCCTGCGAGATAGCGGCGGGTTCGCTCCGGGGTAAAAAAAGATCGGACAACACCAATCAGGAACACCACAAGGGTGAG is drawn from Candidatus Electrothrix aestuarii and contains these coding sequences:
- a CDS encoding permease, whose protein sequence is MEPLQPLQPIQPAGCGCEKKPTGQTTSIKKLSKTQAWLLGILGLGLWYLIYSQLLPFSHFFTYSLLGINKGSHLGESIQFFVYDTPKVMLLLTLVVFLIGVVRSFFTPERTRRYLAGRREAVGNMLAALLGIITPFCSCSAVPLFLGFVQAGVPLGVTFSFLIAAPMVNEVALILLYGLLGWKVASTYLISGLIIAIIAGWVIGRLHLEHWVEDWVQEMRAGQPLVLNKKLTWHDRVDMGWVAVKEIIGKVWIYVIAGIAVGAGIHGYVPENVMASIMGGEQWWSVPAAVLVGIPMYSNAAGIVPVLEALLGKGAALGTALAFMMSVIALSLPEMVILRKVLKPKLIAVFVGVVGSGILFTGYLFNQLM